A single region of the Streptococcus sanguinis genome encodes:
- a CDS encoding ABC transporter ATP-binding protein, with product MEKIAVKKLTAQIEGKTILQDISFEVEAGQSLVIIGESGSGKSLLTKILIGQLPSSLSMQGEVHYGSMSLERNSLKDWQQLRGRRVAYMSQNPMAMFNPFQTIQSHFWETLRSHSKISKSACLTKAVASMKEVRLGEPEELLKKYPFELSGGMLQRVMLAILLCLEPETIILDEPTSALDIHNREQIILILKEQLAKGKTLITVTHDYHLARELGGKMLVMYQGAIMEEGPVAKLLESPSQAYSQDLILGNPYERLVRQDAGM from the coding sequence ATGGAAAAAATAGCTGTAAAGAAACTGACAGCCCAGATTGAGGGAAAGACCATACTGCAGGACATCAGCTTTGAAGTGGAGGCGGGGCAGTCTCTGGTCATCATTGGAGAGAGTGGTTCTGGTAAAAGCCTCTTAACCAAGATATTGATTGGCCAGCTGCCTTCATCCTTGAGCATGCAAGGTGAAGTTCACTATGGCTCCATGTCTCTAGAGCGCAATTCTCTCAAGGACTGGCAGCAGCTGCGGGGGAGACGAGTGGCCTATATGTCTCAAAATCCGATGGCTATGTTCAATCCTTTTCAGACCATTCAAAGTCATTTTTGGGAAACCCTGCGCAGCCATAGCAAGATTTCAAAGAGCGCTTGTCTGACTAAGGCAGTAGCTTCTATGAAAGAAGTCAGACTGGGAGAGCCGGAAGAGCTTTTGAAGAAATATCCTTTTGAGCTCAGCGGCGGTATGCTGCAGCGGGTCATGCTGGCTATCTTGCTTTGCCTGGAGCCAGAGACCATCATTTTGGACGAGCCTACTTCGGCGCTGGATATCCATAATCGCGAGCAGATTATTCTCATCTTAAAGGAGCAGTTGGCTAAAGGCAAGACCCTCATCACAGTGACCCATGATTATCATTTGGCGCGGGAGCTGGGAGGCAAGATGCTTGTCATGTATCAGGGGGCTATCATGGAGGAAGGGCCGGTTGCTAAGCTCCTCGAAAGTCCTTCGCAGGCCTATAGCCAAGACCTTATCTTAGGAAATCCATACGAACGGTTGGTGAGACAAGATGCTGGAATGTAG
- a CDS encoding ABC transporter ATP-binding protein: MLECRHVFKKFEDKMVVKDCNFTVQKGEMIGLMGESGSGKSTLAKLLIGLEKPSQGQVLLDGLPYSVKKSGVRILLVFQDSLHSVNPHFTVEQVLTEALPKDVAREEVESILEDVGLDKSYLNQPARQLSGGQLQRICIARGLLLKPDILIFDEALSGLDPIVQGRLLRLLYDLWEKYQLTYLFISHDFKLSYALCHRILVMADGEIVDEIKDFELPIQAHHHVTEKLIGDKGHFS; encoded by the coding sequence ATGCTGGAATGTAGACATGTTTTTAAAAAATTCGAGGACAAAATGGTTGTCAAAGACTGTAACTTCACCGTCCAGAAGGGTGAAATGATCGGTCTGATGGGCGAGAGCGGCAGTGGCAAGAGCACGCTGGCTAAATTGCTGATCGGTCTAGAAAAGCCCAGTCAAGGCCAGGTCTTACTGGATGGCCTGCCCTACTCAGTCAAAAAGTCTGGCGTGAGAATTTTACTGGTCTTTCAAGACTCACTCCATTCGGTCAATCCGCATTTTACAGTCGAGCAGGTCTTGACAGAGGCCCTGCCAAAAGATGTGGCTAGAGAAGAGGTAGAATCCATTCTAGAAGACGTCGGTCTGGATAAAAGCTATCTAAATCAGCCTGCGCGCCAGCTCAGTGGCGGCCAGCTCCAACGGATTTGCATCGCCCGTGGCCTGCTCTTAAAGCCAGATATTCTCATCTTTGATGAGGCTCTGAGCGGTTTGGATCCCATTGTTCAGGGAAGGTTGTTACGCCTCTTATATGATTTGTGGGAGAAATACCAGCTGACCTATCTTTTCATCTCGCATGACTTCAAGCTGAGCTATGCTCTCTGCCATCGGATTTTGGTCATGGCAGACGGGGAAATCGTTGATGAGATAAAGGACTTTGAGCTTCCTATCCAGGCTCATCACCACGTGACAGAGAAGTTGATAGGCGACAAGGGACATTTTAGCTGA
- a CDS encoding ABC transporter permease has product MKKDLFKKIVSFLAALLMISVLTFLLAKLSSADQAENYLRVSKIQVTPQSLEKARDYLGLNQPWPQQYLAWLTKALGGDFGTSYLLKVPVLPLVLERFQSTLSLGLTSFALILLTSIPLGIFSAVYKGSLFDKVTRFLSFSSVSMPSFWLGYMLIVIFAVQLRWLPVSGKQDLSSLILPSLTLSMSLIGQYTALIRKAVLEQMNSVHVENALLRGVSKFFLVKNHLLRNSLPAIATGLSLTLVYLLTGSLIVEEVFSWNGVGSLFVDALQSVDLPIIQCCMLLFGLLFLGNNILTQQLPLWIDPRVRKRRSNV; this is encoded by the coding sequence ATGAAAAAAGATTTATTTAAAAAAATAGTTTCTTTCTTAGCTGCTCTGTTGATGATATCAGTATTGACCTTTCTCTTGGCCAAGCTATCCTCGGCGGATCAAGCAGAAAATTATTTAAGGGTATCTAAGATTCAAGTGACTCCTCAATCCTTGGAAAAAGCCAGAGACTATCTGGGCCTCAATCAACCTTGGCCCCAGCAGTATCTAGCTTGGCTGACTAAGGCCCTTGGTGGGGATTTTGGGACGTCTTATCTATTAAAGGTTCCTGTCCTGCCCTTGGTGCTGGAGCGTTTCCAGTCGACCCTTTCTCTGGGCTTGACATCCTTTGCTCTTATTTTGCTTACGTCCATTCCTTTGGGGATTTTTAGTGCAGTCTACAAAGGTTCTCTCTTTGATAAGGTCACTCGCTTTCTATCCTTTTCCAGCGTTTCCATGCCCAGCTTTTGGCTAGGCTACATGCTGATTGTGATTTTTGCTGTTCAGCTCAGATGGCTGCCCGTTTCGGGCAAGCAGGACCTTAGCAGCTTGATTCTTCCTAGTCTGACCCTAAGCATGTCATTGATTGGCCAATATACCGCTTTGATCCGTAAGGCTGTGCTGGAGCAGATGAACAGTGTCCATGTCGAAAATGCCCTCCTGCGCGGAGTCAGTAAGTTCTTCCTGGTCAAGAATCATCTCTTGAGAAATTCCCTGCCAGCCATTGCGACAGGTCTGAGCCTGACCTTGGTCTATCTCCTGACAGGCTCCTTGATTGTCGAAGAAGTCTTCTCCTGGAATGGTGTCGGCTCCCTCTTTGTAGATGCGCTCCAGTCTGTGGACCTGCCCATCATCCAGTGCTGTATGCTTTTATTTGGCCTATTATTCTTGGGAAATAATATTCTAACCCAGCAGCTGCCGCTCTGGATAGACCCTAGAGTCAGAAAAAGGAGGAGCAATGTCTAA
- the queG gene encoding tRNA epoxyqueuosine(34) reductase QueG: protein MNIKEEIINLAKDIGISKIGFTTADDFDYLEKSLRLAVEEGRNSGFEHKSIEERIKPKLSLASAKTIISIAVAYPHKLKQQPQKTAYKRGKFTPNSWGLDYHYVLQDKLDRLAKGIEELTADFEYKGMVDTGALVDTAVAQRAGIGFIGKNGLVISKEFGSYMFLGELITNLDIEPDQPVDYGCGDCNRCVTACPTSCLIGDGSMNAKRCLSFQTQDKGVMDLEFRKKIKTVIYGCDICQICCPYNKGLDNPLATEIDPDLSHPELLPFLELSNGQFKEKFGHVAGSWRGKNILQRNAIIALANANDRSAIPKMLEIIDKGQNPIHVTTAIWALRQLVREVHPEMIELVMNVKNPTPQIQEEQGRFLKKFGLEEKIVIEN from the coding sequence ATGAACATCAAAGAAGAAATTATTAACTTAGCAAAAGACATTGGGATTTCTAAGATTGGCTTTACAACAGCGGATGATTTTGACTATCTGGAGAAGTCGCTGCGCTTGGCTGTAGAAGAAGGACGAAATTCTGGATTTGAGCATAAAAGCATCGAGGAGCGGATCAAGCCCAAGCTCAGTCTAGCCTCGGCCAAGACCATTATCTCTATCGCAGTCGCCTACCCCCACAAGCTCAAGCAGCAACCTCAGAAAACGGCCTACAAGCGAGGGAAATTCACCCCTAATAGCTGGGGGCTGGACTACCACTATGTCCTGCAGGACAAGCTGGACCGGCTTGCCAAGGGAATTGAGGAACTGACCGCTGATTTTGAGTACAAGGGCATGGTGGACACAGGTGCCTTGGTTGATACCGCCGTAGCTCAAAGAGCAGGAATCGGCTTTATCGGGAAGAACGGCTTGGTCATCTCCAAGGAATTTGGCTCCTATATGTTTTTGGGAGAGCTCATCACCAATCTGGACATCGAGCCTGATCAGCCCGTCGACTACGGCTGCGGAGACTGCAACCGCTGTGTGACAGCCTGCCCCACTTCCTGCCTGATTGGTGACGGCAGCATGAATGCCAAGCGCTGTCTATCCTTTCAGACTCAGGACAAGGGCGTCATGGATCTGGAATTTCGCAAGAAGATTAAAACGGTCATCTATGGCTGCGATATCTGCCAAATCTGCTGCCCTTACAATAAAGGCTTGGATAATCCGCTCGCAACAGAGATTGATCCCGACCTTTCTCATCCCGAGCTCCTGCCTTTCTTGGAGCTTTCCAACGGTCAGTTTAAGGAGAAATTCGGTCATGTAGCCGGCAGCTGGCGGGGAAAAAACATCCTGCAGCGCAATGCCATTATCGCTCTGGCAAATGCCAATGATCGCTCTGCCATTCCCAAAATGCTGGAAATTATCGACAAGGGGCAAAATCCGATTCATGTCACTACAGCTATCTGGGCTCTGCGTCAGCTGGTGCGTGAGGTCCATCCAGAAATGATAGAACTGGTCATGAACGTCAAAAATCCAACGCCGCAAATCCAAGAAGAGCAAGGCCGTTTCCTAAAGAAATTTGGCCTAGAAGAAAAAATTGTGATAGAAAACTAA
- a CDS encoding flavin reductase family protein, with protein sequence MKRTFETRKLYFGFPVFFLGYKDDVHGYNISTSSSVYSLGSMMVIAMRTKGNAITEITKHQQFTVNVPEKDLTKESEIAGFNSRKDKFALTGLSYTIGETVDAPLVDQCPVSIECQVLDMVECGALTNVIARVTRRVVDEDLIDENDAFRSDRFSPISYMGDGDGRLYRYFSDESVKMGSIIKEIRKQEEK encoded by the coding sequence ATGAAACGTACTTTTGAAACGAGAAAACTTTACTTCGGCTTTCCAGTCTTCTTTTTAGGCTATAAGGACGATGTGCACGGCTATAATATTTCGACTTCAAGCTCGGTTTATTCCTTGGGCAGCATGATGGTTATTGCCATGCGTACCAAGGGAAATGCCATTACAGAGATTACCAAGCACCAGCAATTCACAGTCAATGTCCCAGAGAAGGATCTGACCAAAGAGTCTGAAATTGCTGGCTTCAACAGCCGCAAGGACAAGTTTGCCCTGACTGGTCTTAGCTACACAATCGGCGAGACCGTGGATGCTCCGCTTGTAGACCAATGCCCTGTATCCATTGAGTGTCAAGTGCTGGATATGGTAGAATGCGGTGCCTTGACCAATGTCATCGCCCGTGTCACTCGGCGCGTGGTTGATGAGGATTTGATTGATGAAAATGACGCTTTCCGCAGTGACCGTTTTTCTCCTATCAGCTACATGGGAGACGGTGATGGACGGCTTTACCGCTATTTCAGCGACGAGTCAGTCAAGATGGGCTCTATTATCAAAGAAATCCGCAAACAGGAAGAAAAATAA
- a CDS encoding ABC transporter permease, which produces MSKRFIFSSVILLALFICALFAPYLSSFDPQHVEISNKLMAPDAVHLLGTDQLGRDVLSRLLHGARYSLFLSLTISLLEVVIGVTVGLLIGWYQGKAEATFLWFANVISAFPSFLLSLATVGILGQGMTNMILAIVIIEWVYYARVTANLVKSAKEEAYVISAQTMGLSQIHILKTHILPFIYKPILIIVLMNIGNIILMISGFSFLGIGVQPNITEWGMMLHDARSHFQTATWMMLAPGLAIFLTVVAFNLFAECFEEKGWKQIWKK; this is translated from the coding sequence ATGTCTAAACGATTTATTTTTTCAAGTGTCATTTTGCTGGCCCTCTTCATCTGCGCTCTCTTTGCTCCCTATCTATCGAGTTTCGACCCCCAGCACGTGGAGATTTCAAATAAACTAATGGCACCTGACGCTGTTCATCTATTGGGAACCGATCAGTTAGGCAGAGACGTTTTGTCTCGTCTGCTGCACGGGGCTCGTTATTCTCTCTTTTTATCCCTGACCATCAGTCTGCTAGAAGTGGTCATCGGTGTCACAGTTGGCTTGCTGATCGGATGGTACCAAGGAAAGGCTGAAGCGACCTTCTTATGGTTTGCAAATGTTATTTCCGCCTTTCCTAGCTTCCTGCTATCGCTAGCTACTGTTGGGATATTGGGACAGGGAATGACCAATATGATTCTAGCCATTGTCATCATAGAGTGGGTCTACTATGCAAGGGTAACAGCCAATCTGGTCAAGAGTGCCAAGGAGGAAGCCTATGTCATTTCTGCCCAGACCATGGGACTCTCCCAGATTCATATCCTCAAAACCCATATCCTGCCCTTTATCTACAAGCCCATTTTGATTATTGTGCTGATGAATATTGGGAATATCATTCTCATGATTTCTGGCTTTTCCTTTCTGGGAATCGGTGTCCAGCCCAACATTACCGAGTGGGGCATGATGCTGCATGATGCTAGAAGCCATTTTCAAACGGCAACTTGGATGATGCTGGCGCCCGGACTGGCTATCTTTCTGACTGTGGTCGCCTTTAATCTATTTGCCGAATGCTTTGAAGAGAAAGGCTGGAAACAGATATGGAAAAAATAG